One Burkholderia cepacia genomic window carries:
- a CDS encoding DUF2917 domain-containing protein: MDQASRLVVRPDRCRTDAIALPRVVMQFAVAPRRTLTWRAPDDAEIRVHDATLWVTRLGSVDDYWIRPGDVLRIPRGERIWLSTDGARPAEASITTAYVKRGERLQRALAQMRRMLRGPWRSRE; encoded by the coding sequence ATGGACCAAGCAAGCCGGCTGGTTGTTCGTCCCGATCGGTGCCGCACCGATGCGATCGCATTGCCGCGGGTCGTGATGCAGTTCGCGGTCGCGCCGCGCAGGACGCTGACGTGGCGCGCGCCGGACGATGCCGAGATCCGCGTGCACGACGCGACGCTGTGGGTCACGCGGCTGGGCAGCGTCGACGATTACTGGATACGCCCCGGCGACGTGCTGCGCATCCCGCGCGGCGAACGCATCTGGCTGAGCACCGACGGCGCCCGCCCGGCCGAAGCATCGATCACGACCGCGTACGTGAAGCGCGGCGAGCGGCTGCAACGCGCGCTCGCGCAGATGCGGCGCATGCTGCGCGGGCCCTGGCGAAGTCGGGAATGA